A genomic region of Catalinimonas niigatensis contains the following coding sequences:
- the ilvB gene encoding biosynthetic-type acetolactate synthase large subunit — MSIATENAQQLAVQAIKPKHEKTNTIVNGSEAVILSLIEEGVDTIFGYPGGAIMPIYDALFHYRHALNHILVRHEQGATHAAEGYAQMAGKPGVCFATSGPGATNLITGIADAMLDSVPIVCITGQVAEKFLGTDAFQETDVMSLAMPITKWCYQVADPDEIPLIIAKAFYIARSGRPGPVLVDITKDAQFADMRKPFKYEKRRQIKGYKPACKPRDKDITKAAELLNQAKRPFLFVGHGVLLSKAEKELLEFVEKTDIPVASTLLGLSAFPTDHPNYVGMLGMHGNYGPNKLTNKADVIIAVGMRFDDRVTGNLDTYAKQAKIIHIDIDHAEMGKNVTPTVAMIADAKEALQDLIPVVNENKHESWHLEFKKLYDEEYSKVIEKDFIANDEHIKMGEVIRRLSEKTNGEAVIVADVGQHQMSAARYSKFRKTDSWLTSGGLGTMGYALPASFGAKMGAPDREVVAVIGDGCFQMTIQELGTIAQSGLPVKIIILNNNYLGMVRQWQQLFFDTRYSFVELSNPDFIMIAKGFGINGHKCMHADDLDSSLDTLINSKEAYLLEIVVEKEGNVFPMMPSGMGVDDIRLE; from the coding sequence ATGTCAATAGCCACCGAAAATGCACAACAATTAGCTGTTCAGGCCATCAAGCCCAAACACGAAAAAACAAATACAATAGTTAATGGATCTGAGGCTGTGATCCTTTCTCTCATTGAAGAGGGAGTGGATACCATATTTGGTTATCCGGGTGGAGCGATCATGCCCATCTATGATGCACTCTTCCACTATCGCCATGCCCTGAATCATATACTGGTGCGCCATGAACAGGGCGCAACACATGCTGCTGAAGGCTATGCGCAAATGGCTGGTAAACCCGGGGTTTGTTTTGCTACTTCCGGACCGGGTGCCACCAATCTGATCACAGGCATCGCTGATGCTATGCTAGATTCCGTTCCTATCGTTTGTATCACCGGACAAGTTGCTGAAAAGTTCTTAGGAACAGATGCTTTCCAAGAAACCGATGTGATGAGTCTGGCCATGCCCATTACCAAATGGTGCTATCAGGTTGCTGATCCTGATGAAATTCCTTTAATCATTGCCAAAGCTTTTTACATCGCCCGTTCCGGCCGACCAGGCCCAGTTTTGGTAGATATTACCAAAGACGCTCAGTTTGCTGATATGCGTAAGCCCTTCAAATACGAAAAGCGTCGTCAGATCAAAGGGTATAAGCCTGCCTGCAAACCCCGTGATAAAGACATCACCAAAGCTGCTGAGTTGCTAAATCAGGCCAAACGCCCATTTCTCTTTGTAGGTCATGGTGTATTGCTTTCTAAAGCTGAGAAAGAGCTGCTAGAATTTGTAGAAAAAACAGATATCCCGGTAGCAAGTACCCTATTAGGGCTTTCGGCTTTTCCTACAGATCATCCGAATTATGTAGGTATGCTGGGCATGCATGGCAACTATGGACCTAATAAGCTTACCAATAAGGCAGATGTTATCATCGCGGTAGGTATGCGCTTTGATGATCGGGTTACCGGAAATCTGGATACTTATGCCAAGCAGGCCAAGATTATTCATATAGATATTGATCATGCGGAAATGGGTAAAAACGTGACACCCACTGTAGCCATGATTGCTGATGCCAAAGAAGCTTTACAGGATCTTATCCCTGTAGTCAATGAGAACAAGCACGAGAGCTGGCATCTGGAGTTTAAAAAACTCTATGACGAAGAGTATTCTAAAGTCATTGAAAAAGATTTCATTGCCAATGATGAACACATCAAAATGGGTGAGGTAATCCGCAGACTTTCTGAAAAAACCAACGGTGAAGCAGTTATTGTTGCCGACGTAGGGCAGCACCAGATGTCCGCAGCGCGTTATTCTAAATTCCGCAAAACTGATAGCTGGCTGACCTCTGGCGGACTGGGAACCATGGGCTATGCCCTGCCTGCTTCGTTTGGCGCAAAAATGGGTGCTCCTGACCGGGAAGTCGTAGCGGTTATCGGAGATGGTTGTTTTCAAATGACTATTCAGGAGTTGGGTACCATTGCACAAAGTGGTTTACCAGTAAAGATCATTATCCTTAATAACAACTATTTGGGTATGGTAAGGCAGTGGCAGCAATTGTTTTTTGACACACGCTATTCCTTTGTGGAACTTTCCAACCCTGACTTCATCATGATTGCTAAAGGCTTTGGGATCAACGGACATAAATGTATGCATGCAGACGACCTGGATAGTTCGCTGGATACGCTGATCAACTCCAAAGAGGCCTATCTGCTGGAAATTGTTGTGGAAAAAGAAGGAAATGTCTTTCCTATGATGCCTTCAGGTATGGGAGTAGATGATATTCGTCTGGAATAG
- the ilvN gene encoding acetolactate synthase small subunit, with amino-acid sequence MKRRYTIIVFTENNFGLLNRITIIFSRRRINIESLTVSETERKGISRFTIVIDYDESKIRKLIQQIRKIIGVLVVFENEDDQVFFGQIAYFKVITSSFEQREKVMEIAHRHQAKIAFSSEDYIVIEKSGKEEDISTTLHLLEPHGVVEYCKSGRIAIVKDQHRFSKYAKNMDPEGWYSDEEFHELPLNGKHLL; translated from the coding sequence ATGAAAAGGCGTTACACAATCATCGTTTTTACGGAAAATAATTTCGGTTTACTGAACCGGATCACGATCATATTTTCCCGCAGGAGAATCAACATAGAAAGCCTAACAGTCTCAGAAACAGAGCGTAAAGGAATTTCACGCTTTACCATCGTGATTGATTATGATGAAAGCAAAATCAGAAAACTGATCCAGCAAATCAGAAAGATCATCGGCGTACTTGTTGTGTTTGAGAATGAAGACGATCAGGTCTTCTTTGGACAGATTGCTTATTTTAAAGTGATTACGTCTTCTTTTGAACAGCGGGAAAAAGTTATGGAAATTGCCCATAGACATCAAGCCAAGATTGCTTTTTCTTCAGAAGATTACATAGTAATTGAGAAAAGCGGTAAAGAGGAAGATATCTCTACTACCCTACACCTTTTAGAACCTCATGGTGTAGTAGAATACTGCAAATCGGGAAGGATTGCGATTGTCAAAGACCAACATCGCTTCAGCAAATATGCAAAAAATATGGACCCTGAAGGCTGGTACTCTGACGAGGAATTTCATGAACTTCCCCTTAACGGAAAACATCTATTATAA